A window of Rhodospirillaceae bacterium contains these coding sequences:
- a CDS encoding NADH-quinone oxidoreductase subunit N — protein sequence MYLMLQSLSAAIPEIWLLASAIILLMVGVFLKKHSFPIVYWLSFFVLVMGIIGQIIWFPDTSVTLFNGMFISKPALTILKIVCWMAAAVCLLISPSYIRTMPNLSRFEFPILILFAVLGMSLMLSANHLITLYVSIELQSLALYVLAAFNRDHLRSSEAGLKYFALGALSSGLLLYGCSLLYGFSGNAGFAQIQQYVQNTAAMPAGFVVALVFVVSGLLFKVSAVPFHMWTPDVYQGSPTPITAFFTTAPKLASLGLLLRISLEFFPQDQESWKQIFWLAAVGSMLIGAFAAIRQQNIKRLLAYGSIGHIGYAMIGLVIGGNGPISALLLYMMIYIGVSWGFLPAS from the coding sequence ATGTATCTTATGCTTCAATCTTTATCCGCGGCTATTCCAGAAATTTGGTTGTTAGCATCTGCCATTATTTTATTAATGGTTGGCGTTTTCTTAAAAAAGCACAGTTTTCCAATTGTCTATTGGCTTAGTTTTTTCGTGCTGGTTATGGGAATTATAGGACAAATTATTTGGTTTCCCGATACTTCCGTAACGCTATTTAACGGAATGTTTATTAGTAAACCTGCCCTAACTATTTTAAAAATTGTTTGTTGGATGGCTGCTGCTGTCTGTTTGCTGATAAGCCCGTCTTATATTCGGACAATGCCCAATCTATCAAGATTTGAGTTCCCAATCTTAATTTTATTTGCTGTTTTGGGAATGAGCCTCATGTTGTCGGCCAACCATTTAATCACCTTATATGTCAGTATTGAGCTGCAGAGCTTGGCCTTATACGTGCTGGCCGCTTTCAATCGCGACCATTTGCGTTCCAGCGAAGCTGGATTGAAATATTTTGCTTTAGGTGCTTTGTCTTCAGGGTTATTATTATATGGCTGTTCTTTACTATACGGTTTTAGCGGCAATGCTGGTTTCGCGCAAATTCAGCAATATGTCCAGAATACTGCTGCTATGCCAGCTGGATTCGTGGTCGCTTTGGTATTTGTGGTTAGCGGCCTTTTGTTTAAAGTATCAGCTGTTCCTTTCCATATGTGGACACCGGATGTTTATCAAGGTTCGCCAACGCCAATCACTGCCTTTTTTACAACCGCCCCTAAATTGGCTTCGCTAGGCTTACTGCTCCGTATTAGCTTGGAGTTTTTTCCCCAAGATCAAGAATCGTGGAAACAAATTTTCTGGTTGGCTGCTGTGGGCTCTATGTTGATTGGGGCTTTTGCAGCCATCCGGCAGCAAAATATCAAAAGGCTATTGGCCTATGGCAGCATCGGCCATATCGGCTATGCCATGATTGGGTTGGTGATAGGGGGCAATGGCCCCATCAGCGCCCTGCTGCTTTATATGATGATTTATATTGGGGTGAGTTGGGGGTTTTTGCCTGCCTCTTGA
- a CDS encoding NADH-quinone oxidoreductase subunit M translates to MNEFLLPIITFLPLVGVLVIIWARGEEKLVANHVRWVALWTSLVTFGLAVFLWMQFDALKPGYQFVINKSWLPGLPVRFYMGLDGLSLLFLMLSVFLVPICIIASWNSIQKRVKEYMIAFLILETFMIGAFCALDLVLFYVFFEGVLIPMFLIIGIWGGKGRIYASFKFFLYTLLGSVLMLIAILAIMIHTNSADIAYLTTNHLLDSQWQFWLWLAFFASFAVKVPMWPLHTWLPDAHVEAPTAGSVILAGVLLKMGGYGFIRVLLPIMPDASVFFAPMVFGLSIVAVIYTSLIALAQQDMKKLIAYSSIAHMGFVTAGIFSLTQQGIEGAVFQMLSHGIVSGALFLCVGVLYDRLHTRDISRFGGLAIRMPVYAMLFLVFTMASLALPGTSGFVGEFLVLLGVFKANHLVAVAMAVAMILGAVYMLWLYRRVMFGKLVKDDLKQLPDLTLKEGFILGLMGMIVLWMGIYPSSFLGITGPMTENFIKFFPASLVP, encoded by the coding sequence ATGAATGAATTTCTGTTACCTATCATCACCTTTCTCCCCCTAGTTGGTGTGTTAGTGATTATATGGGCGCGTGGGGAAGAAAAATTAGTTGCCAACCATGTGCGTTGGGTTGCCCTATGGACGTCTTTGGTAACTTTTGGTTTAGCAGTTTTCCTGTGGATGCAATTTGATGCCTTAAAACCTGGCTATCAGTTTGTCATTAATAAATCCTGGTTGCCGGGATTGCCGGTACGTTTTTATATGGGACTTGATGGATTATCCTTATTATTTTTGATGTTATCCGTTTTTCTGGTGCCGATTTGCATCATTGCCAGTTGGAATTCCATTCAGAAACGCGTGAAGGAATATATGATTGCCTTCCTAATTTTGGAAACCTTCATGATTGGCGCTTTCTGTGCGTTAGACCTTGTTTTGTTTTACGTGTTTTTTGAAGGCGTCCTGATCCCCATGTTTCTAATTATTGGAATTTGGGGTGGGAAAGGGCGAATCTACGCCTCCTTTAAATTTTTTCTTTATACGTTGCTTGGGTCGGTTTTGATGTTGATTGCCATATTGGCAATTATGATTCATACAAATTCTGCTGATATTGCGTATTTGACAACCAACCATTTGCTTGATTCGCAGTGGCAATTTTGGTTGTGGTTGGCCTTTTTTGCCTCTTTTGCTGTGAAAGTACCGATGTGGCCGCTGCATACCTGGCTACCCGATGCCCATGTGGAAGCGCCTACAGCCGGATCGGTCATTTTAGCAGGGGTGCTTCTGAAAATGGGTGGGTATGGCTTTATCCGGGTGTTATTACCGATCATGCCGGATGCCAGCGTGTTTTTTGCCCCAATGGTTTTTGGCTTAAGCATCGTGGCGGTTATTTACACCTCCTTAATCGCCTTGGCGCAACAAGACATGAAAAAGCTGATTGCGTATTCTTCAATAGCTCATATGGGATTTGTTACGGCCGGTATTTTCTCATTGACTCAACAAGGGATTGAGGGGGCTGTTTTTCAAATGCTAAGCCACGGGATTGTTTCCGGCGCTTTGTTCTTGTGCGTAGGGGTATTATATGATCGACTGCATACCAGGGACATCAGCCGTTTTGGTGGATTAGCCATTCGTATGCCCGTTTATGCTATGTTGTTTTTAGTGTTTACGATGGCTTCCTTAGCGTTGCCTGGTACCAGCGGTTTTGTGGGCGAATTCTTAGTATTGCTAGGGGTTTTCAAAGCCAATCATTTAGTGGCAGTGGCTATGGCGGTTGCCATGATTTTAGGCGCGGTATACATGCTTTGGTTATATCGCCGGGTGATGTTTGGGAAACTCGTTAAAGACGATTTGAAACAACTGCCAGATTTGACCTTAAAAGAAGGATTTATTTTAGGGTTGATGGGTATGATAGTGTTGTGGATGGGGATCTATCCATCTTCTTTTCTGGGTATTACTGGCCCAATGACGGAAAATTTTATAAAATTTTTCCCCGCAAGTCTGGTACCTTGA